One region of Oncorhynchus clarkii lewisi isolate Uvic-CL-2024 unplaced genomic scaffold, UVic_Ocla_1.0 unplaced_contig_3323_pilon_pilon, whole genome shotgun sequence genomic DNA includes:
- the LOC139399588 gene encoding zinc finger protein 106-like — protein sequence SQPAFVLSCPLQSRECVAVFEGHSTKVNCLLISSGPGLQQRLYSGSSDQTIRCYNLRSRECVDQFSLPDRVLCLHNRWKVLYAGLANGSVVTFSIKTNKQLDVFECHGPRAVSCLATAQEGARRILLVGSYDSTISIRDAKSGLLLRTLEGHTKTVLCMKVVNDLVFSGSSDQSVHAHNIHTGELVRIYKGHSHAVTVVAILGKVMVTACLDKLVRVYELQSHDRLQVYGGHTDMVMCMAIHKNMIYTGCYDGSVQAVKLNLIQNYHCRWHGCSLIFGVLDHLQQHLLQDHASPNTQNLKCRWKNCDQYFTARNGSKQGAPRHMLQHVEEEWSGPAHP from the exons tttgtcctctcctgtcccctgcaGAGCCGTGAGTGTGTGGCTGTGTTTGAGGGCCACAGCACCAAGGTCAACTGTTTGCTGATTTCTTCTGGACCAGGTCTTCAACAACGACTTTACTCTGGCTCCAGTGACCAGACTATCCGCTGCTACAACCTCAGG TCCAGGGAGTGTGTGGATCAGTTCTCTCTCCCAGACCGGGTTCTTTGCCTCCACAACCGTTGGAAAGTTCTGTACGCTGGCCTAGCTAACGGCTCCGTGGTCACCTTCAGCATCAAG ACCAACAAGCAGCTGGATGTGTTCGAGTGTCACGGGCCGCGGGCGGTGAGTTGCCTAGCGACGGCCCAGGAAGGAGCTCGCCGCATCCTATTGGTCGGGTCCTACGACAGCACCATTAGCATCCGGGATGCCAAGAGTGGCCTGTTGCTACGGACTCTCGAGGGACACACCAAGACAGTACTATGTATGAAGGTGGTCAATGACCTGGTCTTCAGTGGCTCCAGTGACCAGTCGGTCCATGCACACAATATACAC actggAGAGTTGGTGCGTATCTATAAAGGACATAGTCATGCTGTCACAGTGGTGGCCATCCTGGGGAAGGTGATGGTCACTGCCTGTCTTGACAAACTGGTCCGCGTCTACGAGCTACAG TCACATGATCGTCTACAGGTGTACGGTGGACACACAGACATGGTGATGTGTATGGCAATCCACAAGAATATG ATCTACACTGGTTGCTATGACGGCAGTGTGCAGGCGGTCAAACTGAACCTGATCCAGAACTATCACTGTCGG TGGCATGGCTGTTCTCTGATCTTTGGAGTGTTGGATCACCTTCAGCAGCACCTGCTCCAAGACCACGCCTCTCCCAACACACAGAACCTCAAGTGTCGATGGAAGAACTGCGATCAGTATTTCACCGCTCGCAACGGCTCCAAGCAG GGGGCTCCAAGGCACATGCTGCAACATGTtgaggaggagtggagtggacCAGCCCACCCCTGA